The following are encoded in a window of Urocitellus parryii isolate mUroPar1 chromosome 7, mUroPar1.hap1, whole genome shotgun sequence genomic DNA:
- the LOC113184014 gene encoding C-type lectin domain family 10 member A-like produces the protein MKYEDLQHLGSEEKNQEIRKAPPPQVGLWYICSEHRLIMLSLGLNLLLLVAVCVIGSQNSKLHRDLGTLRTTLSNFSVDTGANVQALTSHGQSLQETITSLKAEVEDHREALLAAHSLNQKVVSVESSLQKQKQDFKAGQSEVVLQIQQLAKNLGTLNCQLANLKNNGSEKTCCPIDWLEHESSCYWFSESGKSWPEADQNCQLQNSHLVVVTSLEEQKFIEKHMNSVPSWMGLTDQNGPWRWVDGTDYERGFKYWRPNQPDDWTGHRLGGGEDCAHFTNDGRWNDDVCRRPYHWICEIELGKTS, from the exons ATGAAGTATGAAGATCTCCAGCACTTGGGGAGTGAGGAGAAAAACCAGGAGATCAGAAAAG CACCTCCACCCCAGGTTGGCCTCTGGTATATCTGCTCTGAGCATCGCCTCATCATGTTATCATTGGGCCTCAACCTCCTGCTATTGGTGGCTGTCTGTGTGATTGGATCCCAAA ATTCCAAGTTACACAGGGACCTGGGCACCCTGAGGACAACTTTGAGCAATTTCAGTGTAGACACAGGGGCCAATGTCCAGGCACTGACCTCCCATG GTCAGAGCTTGCAAGAAACCATAACCTCTCTGAAAGCTGAGGTGGAGGATCACAGGGAGGCACTGCTGGCAG CTCACAGCTTGAACCAGAAGGTGGTTTCAGTGGAGAGCAGCCTGCAGAAACAGAAGCAGGACTTCAAAGCAG GTCAATCTGAGGTGGTCTTGCAAATACAACAATTGGCAAAGAACCTAGGAACCCTTAATTGCCAGCTGGCCAACCTCAAGAACAATG gctCTGAAAAGACCTGCTGCCCCATTGACTGGTTGGAACATGAAAGCAGCTGCTACTGGTTCTCTGAATCTGGCAAGTCCTGGCCTGAGGCTGACCAGAACTGCCAGTTGCAGAACTCCCACCTGGTGGTGGTCACCTCCTTAGAAGAGCAG AAATTCATTGAGAAACACATGAACTCTGTGCCCTCCTGGATGGGCCTCACTGACCAAAATGGACCTTGGAGATGGGTGGATGGGACTGACTATGAGAGAGGCTTCAA GTACTGGCGTCCAAATCAGCCTGATGACTGGACTGGGCATAGGCTTGGAGGAGGCGAGGACTGTGCCCACTTTACCAATGATGGTCGTTGGAATGATGATGTCTGCCGGAGGCCCTACCACTGGATCTGTGAGATAGAGCTGGGCAAGACCAGCTAG